From Peromyscus eremicus chromosome 3, PerEre_H2_v1, whole genome shotgun sequence, one genomic window encodes:
- the Retsat gene encoding all-trans-retinol 13,14-reductase → MWVAVLLLAVLLLAALRRVYVGLFGGSSPNPFAKDVKRPPEPLVTDKEARKKVIKQAFSVKRVPEKLDAVVIGSGIGGLASAAILAKAGKRVLVLEQHSKAGGCCHTFGENGLEFDTGIHYIGNMQEGNPGRFILDQITEGQLDWAPMASPFDMMILEGPDGRKEFPMYSGRKEYIQGLKEKFPKEEAVIDKYMELVKVVSRGVFHAILLKFLPLTLTQLLNKLGLLTRFSPFCRASTQSLAEVLQQLGASPELQAVLSYIFPTYGVTPSHTTFSLHALLVDHYLQGAYYPRGGSSEIAFHIIPVIQRAGGAVLTHATVQSVLLDSDGRACGVSVKKGHELVNIHCPIVISSAGLFNTYQHLLPESVRCLPDVKKQLAMVRPGMSMFSVFVCLRGTKEELKLPCTNYYVYFDTDMDKAMKRYVSMPKEKAPEHIPLIFIAFPSSKDPTWEDRFPDRSTMTMLVPMAFEWFEEWQEEPKGKRSADYETLKSAFLEASMSVVMKLFPQLEGKVDSVTGGSPLTNQYYLAAPRGATYGADHDLARLHPRAVASLRAQTPIPNLYLTGQDIFTCGLMGALQGAILCSSAILKRNLYSDLRALGSKVRAQKKKK, encoded by the exons ATGTGGGTCGCCGTACTACTGCTGGCCGTGCTGCTGCTGGCGGCCCTCCGCAGAGTTTACGTGGGTCTCTTCGGCGGAAGCTCCCCGAACCCCTTCGCCAAGGATGTCAAGCGGCCACCTGAACCCCTGGTGACCGACAAGGAGGCCAGGAAGAAGGTTATCAAACAAG CGTTCTCAGTCAAGCGAGTACCAGAGAAGCTCGATGCCGTGGTGATCGGCAGTGGCATTGGGGGGCTGGCCTCAGCTGCGATTCTGGCTAAAGCTGGCAAAAGAGTCCTTGTACTGGAACAACATAGCAAGGCAGGAGGCTGCTGTCATACCTTCGGGGaaaatggccttgaatttgaCACTG GAATCCATTACATTGGAAACATGCAGGAAGGCAACCCTGGCCGTTTTATCTTGGACCAGATCACTGAAGGGCAGCTGGACTGGGCCCCCATGGCCTCCCCTTTTGACATGATGATACTAGAAGGGCCCGATGGCCGAAAGGAGTTTCCCATGTACAGTGGGAGGAAAGAATACATCCAGGGCCTTAAGGAGAAGTTCCCCAAGGAAGAAGCTGTCATTGACAAGTACATGGAGCTAGTCAAG GTGGTATCCCGTGGAGTCTTCCATGCCATCCTACTGAAATTCCTCCCGTTGACCTTGACTCAGCTCCTCAACAAGCTTGGGCTGCTGACTCGTTTCTCTCCCTTCTGCCGAGCATCTACCCAGAGCCTGGCCGAGGTCCTGCAGCAGCTCGGGGCTTCCCCCGAGCTCCAGGCTGTTCTCAGCTACATCTTCCCCACTTATG GAGTAACCCCCAGCCACACGACCTTTTCCTTGCATGCTTTGCTGGTTGACCACTACCTACAAGGGGCATATTACCCCCGAGGAGGTTCCAGTGAGATTGCCTTCCATATCATCCCCGTGATTCAGCGGGCCGGGGGTGCAGTCCTCACCCATGCCACTGTACAGAGTGTGCTGCTGGACTCTGATGGGCGAGCCTGTG GTGTCAGCGTGAAGAAGGGACACGAGCTGGTGAACATCCACTGTCCCATTGTCATCTCCAGTGCAGGACTGTTCAACACCTACCAGCACTTACTGCCCGAGAGTGTCCGCTGTCTGCCAG ATGTGAAGAAGCAGCTGGCAATGGTTCGGCCCGGCATGAGCATGTTCTCCGTTTTCGTCTGCCTGAGAGGCACCAAGGAGGAATTGAAGCTTCCGTGCACCAACTACTATGTTTATTTTGACACAGACATGGACAAGGC GATGAAACGCTATGTCTCTATGCCCAAGGAAAAGGCTCCAGAACACATTCCCCTTATTTTCATTGCCTTCCCATCAAGCAAAGACCCAACCTGGGAGGACCGATTCCCAG ACCGGTCCACAATGACTATGCTGGTACCCATGGCCTTTGAGTGGTTTGAGGAGTGGCAGGAGGAGCCGAAGGGCAAGCGGAGTGCTGACTACGAGACACTCAAAAGCGCCTTcctggaagcctctatgtccgTGGTCATGAAACTGTTCCCGCAGCTGGAGGGCAAG GTGGACAGTGTGACTGGAGGATCCCCACTGACCAACCAGTATTATCTGGCTGCTCCCCGAGGTGCTACCTATGGGGCTGACCACGACCTGGCTCGTCTGCATCCTCGTGCAGTGGCTTCCCTAAGAGCCCAAACCCCCATCCCCAACCTCTACCTGACAG GCCAAGATATCTTCACCTGTGGGCTGATGGGGGCCCTACAAGGGGCCATTCTGTGCAGCAGCGCCATCCTGAAGCGGAACTTGTACTCAGATCTGCGGGCTCTTGGCTCAAAGGTCCGggcacaaaagaagaagaagtag